The Streptomyces sp. NBC_00569 genomic sequence GGTCGTCCTCGACGGCACCGGCTACACGGTCGAGGGCCACGAGGACGGCCACTGGATCGGCCTCTCCCTGCTCGACCGCGTCCCCACGACCGCCAAGGCCTACCAGGACGAGATCTTCGGCCCGGTGCTCTGCGTGCTGCGCGTCGACACGTACGAGGAGGGCGTGGCGCTCATGAACGCCTCGCCGTTCGGCAACGGCACCGCGATCTTCACCCGGGACGGCGGGGCCGCCCGCCGCTTCCAGCTGGAGATCGAGGCGGGCATGGTCGGCGTGAACGTGCCGATCCCGGTGCCGGTGGGCTATCACTCCTTCGGTGGCTGGAAGGACTCGCTCTTCGGCGACCACCACATCTACGGCAACGACGGCACGCACTTCTACACCCGAGGCAAGGTCGTCACGACGCGCTGGCCCGACCCGTCCGACGCCCCCGCGGGCGTCGACCTGGGCTTCCCGCGCAACCACTGAGGTCCCGGCAGTACCAGGTGCCCCGGCCGCCGCGCAGCGCGGCCGGGGCACCTCTGCGTGGGCCGGGGGCGCCGGGGGAGTGTCCGGAGTGCGGACGAATTCAGACGGACTTCGGAGTGTGGGCTGCGGTTCCCGTACGTAGGGGATGTATCGGGTGTCCCAGACGGCACGGCCTGTTCGCCTGGGAAAGCAAGGTCATTAATCCGGAACTCCTGATGGAATGCACTTGCTGCGGCGAACCGGCTTGGAAGTGACCACAGTTGGATCACGTGTCCGGTGCGGAATCCGCAGCTAAACGGCCGTTGACGTTCCGGATTTCGCACGGTGCAATGACGCGCCGGGAGCGGACGAACAACCCCCCATCGCGACAGCCCTTCGGAGGCGATAGCGCTCCCGGCCCGAGTATCGGAAACATCTGCCGCACGAGTCGATCGGAACCGCTCCTCCATGTCCGACACGCTTCGCACCAGCCCCACGACCGTCACCGAGGAGCCCCTCGGCAACACGGCCAGTCCCCAGAAGCTCAAGCGTTCCATCGGCGTCGTCGGCGGCACCCTGCTCACGCTCTCGTGCGTGACGCCCGCCTCCACGCTCTTCGTGGTCGTCCCCGACCTGTTCTCCTCGCTCGGCACCGCCACCGCGCTCACCATCGCGATCGGCTCGCTGCTCTGCATAGCCGTCGCGTTCTGCTACTCGGAGCTGGGCACCCTGATCCCCAGCGCGGGCGGCGAGTACGCCATGGTGTCGACGCTCGCGGGCCGCCTCGCCGGCTGGCTCGTCTTCGTGCTCTCGCTGCTCGTCGTCATGATCGTGCCGCCCGTCATCGCGATGGGCACCGCGGACTACCTCGCCCCGCTCGTGCACCTGCCCGCCGCCGGCGCCGGCGCGGGCGTCATGCTCCTCGCCACTCTCGCGGGCCTGCTCGACCTGCGCGCCAACGCCTGGATCACCGGCATCTTCCTCGTCCTCGAGGTCATCGCCGCCGGAGTCGTCGCCGTCCTCGGCTTCGCCCACTCCGAGCGCGGCGCCGGCTCCCTCGTCGACCTGCACGTCTCCGGGGCGGGCGGCCACACCGACACCGTCACCGCGATGCTGATCATCTCCGGGCTCGCCATCGCCCTCTTCATCACGCAGGGCTTCTCGACCGCGGTCTACCTCTCCGAGGAGCTGGAGAACCCGCGCCGCAACGTGGCCCGCACGGTGCTCGCGACCCTCGCCATCTCCACCGTGGTCATCCTGGTGCCGGTCGTCGCCATCACCATGGGCGCCCCCGACCTCGCCGCCCTCACCAGCGGCGACATCAGCGGCATGGTCGAGGCCTGGTCCAACTCCGCCGTCGGCACGTTCGTCAGCCTCTGCGTCGCCCTCGCGATCATCAACGCGGGCATCGTCATGGTCATCCAGAACTCCCGCGTCCTGTTCGCCTCCGCCCGCGACAAGTCCTGGCCCGAGCCGGTCAACAACGCGCTCTCCAAGCTCGGCCGCTTCGGCTCCCCGTGGGTCGCGACCCTCGTCGTGGGCGTGCCCGGCGCGGCCCTCTGCTTCGTCAACCTCGACACCCTGTACGGCGTGACCGGCGTCTCCGTCACCGGCATGTACCTCCTGGTCGCCGTGGCCGCGCTGCTCGCCCGCCGCGGCTCCCACCGCGACCAGCCGGCCTGGCGCATGCCACTGTGGCCCGCGGTGCCGCTGGTCCTGATCGCCGTGCTCGCCTACATCCTCAGCCAGCAGGAGGTCTCCTACCTGCTGTGGACCGGCGGCATCACCGCCGCGGCCACCCTCTACTGGGCGCTCTACCTGCGGCCGCGCAAGGACACCCGCTGGCTGGTGTCGATCCCCGAGGACGAGCAGGCCTGAGCCTCAGCCCCGCCCCGGGCGGCGCTCAGACGAACGACCACTCGACGACGGAGCACCCACCGCCGTCCCGGCCGCCCGCGCCGCGATACGTCGCGAGCGCGGGCGCGTTGTCCGTGTCCACGCCGACCCACATCCCGTAACAGCCCCGCTCCCTGGCCAGCGCCGCCAGCGCCTCGACCAGGGAGCGGCCGATGCCACGGCGCCGGTACGCCTCGGCCACCGACAGCTCGTACAGGAACATCTCCACCCCCTTGTCCGGGTGAATCGTCTCGACCCCGCTGACGAAGCCCACGGCCTCGTCGTCCTCGTAAGCCAGGAAGAGATGGTGGCCCGGGGTCAGAAGAAAGCGGGCCGACCACTCAGGAACGGCGGGCCCGTCGAACAGGGGCCCGGCGGCGGTCAGTTCGTCGACGGTGCGCGCACGGCGGATGCCGGAATTCTGCATGACGCTTCGTACCACGAGCGGTGTACGCGAAGGCGGGACCCTACTCCCCGGGGAGGTCCGGCGGTTCAGCCCGGGGGCTGCCCCCGTTGTCCGCGGTCGCCCGTACCGTTGACGCATGGATCTACGACTGACCGGACCGCGGGCCAGGCCACGGCGGTGGGCGGCCGCCGCCGCTGCCGTCGTGGTGCTCGCGGGCGCAGGCACGTGGACGGCCGCGGCCGCCTCGGACGACGCGCCCCCCGTGCAGCGCCGCGACAAGGTGATGGACACGGGCGGAGCCAGGATCGACACGTCGTACTTCACGACGCCCGGATCCGAGCGCCGCCCCGCCGTCCTGCTCGCCCACGGCTTCGGCGCCAGCAAGGACGAGCTGCGCGCCCAGGCCGAGGGCCTCGCCCGCGACGGATACGCCGTGCTGACCTGGTCGGCGCGCGGCTTCGGCCGCTCCACGGGCAAGATCGGGCTCAACGACCCGAAGGGCGAGGTCGCCGACGCGTCCCGGCTCATCGACTGGCTGGCGAAGCGGCCCGAGGTGCAGCTCGACAAGAAGGGCGACCCGCGCGTCGGCGTCACCGGCGCCTCGTACGGCGGAGCGGTCTCGCTGCTAGCCGCCGGGTACGACGACCGGGTCGACGCCATCGCCCCGCAGATCACGTACTGGAACCTCGCCGACGCGCTGTTCCCCCAGGGCGTCTTCAAGAAGCTCTGGGCGGGGCTCTTCATCAACACCGGCGGCGGCTGCGACCGGTTCGAGCCGCAGCTGTGCCGCATGTACGAACGCGTCGCCGAGGCCGGGAAGCCGGACGCCGCGGCCCGCGCTCTCCTCGAGGAGCGCTCGCCGATCGCCGTCGGCAAGCACATCAAGGTGCCCACGCTCCTGATGCAGGGCCAGACGGACTCCCTGTTCCCCCTCGGCCAGGCCGACGCGGCCGCCAAGGCGATCCGGGCCAACGGCGCGCCCGTCGACGTCGACTGGATCGCGGGCGGTCACGACGGCGGAGACCGCGAGACGGGGCGCGTCGAGGCCCGCGTCGACTCCTGGTTCGACCGCTATCTGAAGGACGACAAGGCGGCCGACACCGGCCCCGCCTTCCGCGTCACCCGCACCGGAGGCATCGACTCCACCGACGGCGCCGCTCAGCTGCGCGGTGCGAGCAGCGACGCGTACCCGGGCCTCGCGAACGACCCGCGGCGCGTGCCGCTGGCCGGGCGCGAGCAGCACGTCGGCAACCCCGCAGGGGCCAGCCCGCCCGCCATCTCGAACCTGCCGGGGCTCGGAGGCGGCGGCGGTGGCGGGCTCGGCCAGCTCTCCTCCCTGGGCGTCGGCCTCTCCCTCGACTTCCCCGGCCAGTTCGCCCACTTCGAGTCGGCGCCCCTGCGCGACGACCTGCACGTCACGGGATCCCCGACGGTGACGGTGCACGTCGCGTCCGACAGCGACGACGCCGTCCTGTTCGGCAAGGTGTACGACGTCGCGCCCGGCGGCGGGTCCCAGCCGGTGCTGCCCTCCCAACTCACCTCACCCGTACGGGTGGTGGGATCCGGAACCGGTGGTGGCAAGGACGTCACGCTCACGCTCCCCGCCATCGACCACGAAGTGCAGAAGGGGCACCGCCTGCGCCTCGTCCTGTCCTCCACGGACCTCGGCTACGCGTCCCCGACTCACCCCGCCACGTACACCGTCTCCCTCAAGAGCGACCTGTCCGTGCCCACCGCACCCGCCGTGCGCACGGCCGCCGCGCCGCTGCCCGCCTGGGTGTGGTGGCTGCCTCTCGCCGGCGTCCTGGCGGCGCTCGCCCTGCTGCTCACCGGCCGCCGCCGCGCGAGCGCG encodes the following:
- a CDS encoding APC family permease, which translates into the protein MSDTLRTSPTTVTEEPLGNTASPQKLKRSIGVVGGTLLTLSCVTPASTLFVVVPDLFSSLGTATALTIAIGSLLCIAVAFCYSELGTLIPSAGGEYAMVSTLAGRLAGWLVFVLSLLVVMIVPPVIAMGTADYLAPLVHLPAAGAGAGVMLLATLAGLLDLRANAWITGIFLVLEVIAAGVVAVLGFAHSERGAGSLVDLHVSGAGGHTDTVTAMLIISGLAIALFITQGFSTAVYLSEELENPRRNVARTVLATLAISTVVILVPVVAITMGAPDLAALTSGDISGMVEAWSNSAVGTFVSLCVALAIINAGIVMVIQNSRVLFASARDKSWPEPVNNALSKLGRFGSPWVATLVVGVPGAALCFVNLDTLYGVTGVSVTGMYLLVAVAALLARRGSHRDQPAWRMPLWPAVPLVLIAVLAYILSQQEVSYLLWTGGITAAATLYWALYLRPRKDTRWLVSIPEDEQA
- a CDS encoding GNAT family N-acetyltransferase yields the protein MQNSGIRRARTVDELTAAGPLFDGPAVPEWSARFLLTPGHHLFLAYEDDEAVGFVSGVETIHPDKGVEMFLYELSVAEAYRRRGIGRSLVEALAALARERGCYGMWVGVDTDNAPALATYRGAGGRDGGGCSVVEWSFV
- a CDS encoding alpha/beta fold hydrolase — encoded protein: MDLRLTGPRARPRRWAAAAAAVVVLAGAGTWTAAAASDDAPPVQRRDKVMDTGGARIDTSYFTTPGSERRPAVLLAHGFGASKDELRAQAEGLARDGYAVLTWSARGFGRSTGKIGLNDPKGEVADASRLIDWLAKRPEVQLDKKGDPRVGVTGASYGGAVSLLAAGYDDRVDAIAPQITYWNLADALFPQGVFKKLWAGLFINTGGGCDRFEPQLCRMYERVAEAGKPDAAARALLEERSPIAVGKHIKVPTLLMQGQTDSLFPLGQADAAAKAIRANGAPVDVDWIAGGHDGGDRETGRVEARVDSWFDRYLKDDKAADTGPAFRVTRTGGIDSTDGAAQLRGASSDAYPGLANDPRRVPLAGREQHVGNPAGASPPAISNLPGLGGGGGGGLGQLSSLGVGLSLDFPGQFAHFESAPLRDDLHVTGSPTVTVHVASDSDDAVLFGKVYDVAPGGGSQPVLPSQLTSPVRVVGSGTGGGKDVTLTLPAIDHEVQKGHRLRLVLSSTDLGYASPTHPATYTVSLKSDLSVPTAPAVRTAAAPLPAWVWWLPLAGVLAALALLLTGRRRASAGAPDPDLAEVPLQITDLSKKYAKSADRYAVRDLSFHVEKGQVLGLLGPNGAGKTTTLRMLMGLIRPDGGEIRVFGHAIRPGAPVLSRVGAFVEGAGFLPHLSGRENLELYWAATGRPAEDAHLEEALEIAGLGDALARAVRTYSQGMRQRLALAQAMLGLPDLLILDEPTNGLDPPQIREMREVMIRYAAAGRTVIVSSHLLAEVEQTCTHLVVMDRGRLVQAGPVADIIGSGDTLLAGLAADISDALVEKVAALPGVESAARAEGGLLVRLAAPAHAGVPATLPAVPAAVATESAPAAPEDPARSAVLMPPAGDRETAAARLLAELVRLDVPVASLGPHRRLEDAFLTLIGGEAG